The following coding sequences lie in one Bos indicus isolate NIAB-ARS_2022 breed Sahiwal x Tharparkar chromosome 12, NIAB-ARS_B.indTharparkar_mat_pri_1.0, whole genome shotgun sequence genomic window:
- the LOC139186123 gene encoding ATP-binding cassette sub-family C member 4-like, which translates to MRKNLDPFNEHTDKELWNALEEVQLKETIEGLPGKMDTALAETGSNLSVGQRQLVCLARVILKTNQILIIDKATSNVDPRTDELIKKAIHEKFSQCTVVTITHRLSTIIDSDKIMVLDSGTVKEYSPPHVLLQNSKSLFYKMMQQLGEAEATARNERAKQARPWWLRW; encoded by the exons ATGAGGAAAAATCTGGATCCTTTTAATGAACATACAGATAAGGAACTGTGGAATGCCTTAGAAGAG GTACAACTTAAAGAAACAATCGAAGGTCTTCCTGGTAAAATGGATACTGCCTTAGCAGAAACAGGATCAAATTTAAGTGTTGGACAGAGACAACTGGTGTGTCTTGCCAGAGTTATTCTCAAGACAAATCAGATATTGATTATTGACAAAGCCACATCGAATGTGGATCCAAG AACTGATGAGTTAATAAAAAAAGCAATCCATGAGAAATTTTCCCAGTGCACTGTGGTAACCATCACACACAGGTTGAGCACCATTATTGACAGTGACAAGATAATG GTTTTGGATTCAGGGACAGTGAAAGAATACAGTCCACCACATGTTTTGCTGCAAAACAGTAAGAGCCTATTTTACAAGATGATGCAACAACTGGGTGAGGCTGAAGCCACTGCCCGCAATGAAAGAGCCAAACAG